The following are encoded together in the Dermacoccus nishinomiyaensis genome:
- a CDS encoding bifunctional methylenetetrahydrofolate dehydrogenase/methenyltetrahydrofolate cyclohydrolase, which yields MTATTLDGKATLATIKDELRGRIDALKARGITPGLGTVLVGDDPGSQWYVNAKHKDCAEIGITSIRKDLPATATQAEVEAVIDELNDDENCTGFLIQQPTGLDEVALLSRVKPEKDVDGLHPVNLGKLVLGEEAPLPCTPMGVIELLRRYDVPLNGAEVVVVGRGLTVGRPLGLILTRRSENATAILCHTGTKDLAAHTKNADVIVAAAGVPGLITKDMVKQGAAVLDVGVSRVDGKVAGDIAPDVAEVAGFMSPNPGGVGPMTRALLLTNVVEAAEREAEARGR from the coding sequence ATGACTGCGACGACGCTCGACGGAAAAGCCACCCTCGCGACGATCAAGGACGAGCTGCGCGGGCGCATCGATGCGTTGAAGGCGCGCGGCATCACGCCGGGCCTCGGCACGGTGCTCGTCGGCGATGACCCGGGCTCGCAGTGGTACGTCAATGCCAAGCACAAGGATTGCGCGGAGATCGGCATCACCTCGATCCGCAAGGATCTGCCGGCCACCGCGACACAGGCCGAGGTCGAGGCCGTCATCGACGAGCTCAACGACGACGAGAACTGCACGGGCTTCCTCATCCAGCAGCCGACGGGTCTCGACGAGGTCGCGCTGCTCTCACGCGTCAAGCCGGAGAAGGACGTCGACGGTCTGCACCCGGTCAACCTCGGCAAGCTCGTGCTCGGCGAGGAGGCGCCGCTGCCGTGCACGCCGATGGGCGTCATCGAACTGCTGCGCCGTTACGACGTTCCGCTGAACGGCGCGGAGGTCGTCGTCGTCGGGCGTGGGCTGACGGTGGGGCGCCCGCTCGGTCTCATCCTCACACGTCGCAGCGAGAACGCGACGGCCATCCTGTGCCACACCGGCACGAAGGATCTCGCAGCTCACACGAAGAACGCGGACGTCATCGTCGCCGCCGCCGGTGTGCCGGGGCTCATCACGAAGGACATGGTCAAGCAGGGTGCCGCAGTGCTCGACGTCGGAGTCAGCCGCGTCGACGGCAAGGTGGCCGGTGACATCGCACCGGACGTCGCTGAGGTCGCCGGATTCATGTCGCCGAACCCCGGCGGCGTCGGCCCGATGACGCGTGCGCTGCTGCTGACGAACGTCGTGGAGGCCGCCGAGCGTGAGGCCGAGGCTCGGGGTCGGTGA
- a CDS encoding DMT family transporter, which yields MKRDARASSEALALTAAFFGGACLSLQARFNGTLGEPLSEPLVAAVWSFGSGLALLVLTLVVPSLRRGAGRLVDAIRAGRLRWWECLGGVLGGAFVAVQTSTVAILGVAVFIVASVGGRALGGLLADHVGAGPKGRTPITPARALAGAFAVVGVGITVSGQHVPGGIAILPALAVIIAGVMTQFQQGLNGRVSARAGSSYATTLQNFLVGVTALVVFAGARVLLGFTQWQWPHDAPWWAWLGAPLGIAFIGLSAWATEHISVLVLGLMGIMGQLVAALVIDLLDPVAREGVDVRTVVGMVVTAAAAAVAARSGGRRATSDARS from the coding sequence ATGAAGCGTGACGCCAGAGCCTCCTCCGAGGCGCTTGCCCTCACTGCCGCGTTCTTCGGTGGGGCGTGCCTGTCGTTGCAGGCGCGCTTCAACGGGACGCTCGGTGAGCCGTTGTCCGAGCCGCTCGTCGCGGCGGTGTGGAGCTTCGGTTCGGGGCTCGCGCTGCTCGTGCTGACGCTCGTCGTGCCGAGCCTGCGCCGCGGCGCGGGTCGGCTCGTCGACGCGATTCGGGCGGGGCGTCTGCGCTGGTGGGAGTGCCTCGGCGGCGTTCTCGGCGGTGCGTTCGTGGCGGTGCAGACGAGCACGGTCGCCATCCTCGGGGTAGCGGTCTTCATCGTCGCGAGCGTCGGTGGCCGGGCACTCGGCGGGCTGCTCGCCGATCACGTCGGTGCCGGCCCCAAGGGGCGCACGCCGATCACCCCCGCTCGCGCGCTCGCCGGAGCGTTCGCCGTCGTCGGGGTCGGCATCACGGTGAGCGGCCAGCACGTCCCGGGTGGCATCGCGATCCTGCCGGCCCTCGCCGTCATCATCGCGGGCGTCATGACGCAGTTCCAGCAGGGTCTCAACGGGCGCGTCAGTGCGCGGGCAGGTAGTTCGTACGCGACGACGCTGCAGAACTTCCTCGTCGGCGTGACCGCTCTCGTGGTGTTCGCCGGTGCGCGCGTGCTCCTCGGCTTCACGCAGTGGCAGTGGCCGCACGACGCTCCCTGGTGGGCGTGGCTCGGTGCGCCGCTGGGCATCGCGTTCATCGGGTTGTCGGCGTGGGCGACGGAGCACATCAGCGTGCTCGTGCTCGGGCTCATGGGCATCATGGGGCAGCTCGTCGCGGCGCTCGTCATCGACCTGCTCGACCCGGTGGCGCGCGAAGGTGTCGATGTGCGCACCGTCGTCGGCATGGTCGTCACCGCTGCGGCGGCAGCGGTGGCGGCACGCTCCGGTGGCCGACGGGCTACTTCAGACGCGCGTTCGTGA
- a CDS encoding DUF4352 domain-containing protein, which translates to MKTTARTMGLALLAGTMTLGTSACTQVEGGASQATSAANSAAPSVASAASSAAGEATSAAPSATSPASTPDQSSSAAAPTTSESPSSDTGTGDSGDASGPKTGKVGEEVKTKQMSAKVNKIADPITPENDFDKPGNGNHFVAVNITMTNLGDKNLNAGTTCLKVKLDDNTSAREDFASYGQRLDYGTLYKGDTTTGDVVYKVPNGKKIKTIDVKCGYGDEQAIRIQAK; encoded by the coding sequence ATGAAGACCACCGCACGCACGATGGGCCTGGCCCTGCTGGCCGGAACGATGACGCTCGGCACGAGCGCCTGCACCCAGGTCGAGGGCGGCGCGTCCCAGGCCACGTCGGCCGCGAACAGCGCGGCGCCGTCCGTGGCCTCGGCCGCGTCGTCGGCTGCGGGCGAGGCCACCTCGGCGGCCCCGAGCGCCACGTCGCCGGCCTCCACGCCCGATCAGAGCTCGAGCGCGGCTGCACCGACGACGAGCGAGTCCCCGTCCTCCGACACCGGTACGGGCGACTCGGGAGACGCGTCGGGCCCCAAGACCGGCAAGGTCGGTGAAGAGGTCAAGACGAAGCAGATGTCGGCCAAGGTCAACAAGATCGCCGACCCGATCACCCCCGAGAACGACTTCGACAAGCCGGGCAACGGCAACCACTTCGTCGCCGTCAACATCACGATGACTAACCTCGGCGACAAGAATCTCAACGCCGGCACGACGTGTCTCAAGGTGAAGCTCGACGACAACACGTCCGCGCGCGAGGACTTCGCCTCGTACGGGCAGCGTCTCGACTACGGCACCCTCTACAAGGGCGACACGACGACGGGTGACGTCGTCTACAAGGTGCCGAACGGCAAGAAGATCAAGACGATCGACGTCAAGTGCGGTTACGGCGACGAGCAGGCCATCCGCATCCAGGCCAAGTGA
- a CDS encoding SGNH/GDSL hydrolase family protein — protein MVAFVGDSYSAGSEASSPDKRWTTVLSAERGWNEINVAVPGMGYDVGRPTQHYASQVARAAASKPGTVIISGGWNDVARGVPTATIVEGLRETLAAVTKHVPEARVVIIAPIGPASSPPPDLVRLRDAAAPVVRSSGATWLDLDFPLTGHPEWISPDGLHPNDAGCKRLAELTNARLK, from the coding sequence GTGGTGGCCTTCGTCGGCGACAGCTACTCCGCCGGCTCGGAGGCGAGCTCACCGGACAAGCGATGGACCACCGTCCTGAGCGCTGAGCGCGGGTGGAACGAGATCAACGTCGCCGTGCCTGGCATGGGCTACGACGTGGGGCGTCCGACGCAGCACTACGCTTCCCAGGTCGCACGAGCCGCAGCGTCGAAGCCGGGCACGGTCATCATCTCCGGCGGATGGAACGACGTCGCCCGCGGCGTGCCGACGGCGACCATCGTCGAGGGCCTGCGCGAGACGCTCGCGGCGGTGACGAAGCACGTCCCCGAGGCGCGCGTCGTCATCATCGCACCGATCGGACCGGCGAGTTCTCCCCCACCCGACCTCGTACGGCTGCGCGATGCCGCCGCACCCGTGGTGCGCAGCTCAGGTGCGACGTGGCTGGATCTCGACTTCCCGCTCACCGGTCACCCTGAGTGGATCAGCCCTGACGGCCTGCACCCCAACGACGCGGGCTGCAAGCGCCTCGCCGAGCTCACGAACGCGCGTCTGAAGTAG
- the purN gene encoding phosphoribosylglycinamide formyltransferase: MHVSATPQLRPDTRPLEVVVLVSGSGSLLQALIDAEADAAARGQRSPFTIVAVGADRECAGLERAMRAGIPTFVVDTAHFADRDAWDEALADAIERSFDDDSGDPDAPPHLVVSAGFMKILGATTLARHTVINTHPALLPSFPGAHGVWDALAHGVKITGTTCHVVDAGVDTGPIIAQRAVEVRADDDEDSLHERIKVEERDMLVDVVRRFARGWSINGRTVLINE; encoded by the coding sequence ATGCACGTGAGTGCCACGCCGCAGCTGCGCCCCGACACCCGACCGCTCGAGGTCGTCGTCCTCGTCTCCGGCAGCGGTTCGCTGCTGCAGGCGCTCATCGACGCAGAGGCCGACGCGGCCGCTCGCGGTCAGCGCTCGCCGTTCACGATCGTCGCCGTCGGTGCCGACCGCGAGTGCGCCGGTCTCGAGCGCGCGATGCGCGCAGGCATCCCGACGTTCGTCGTCGACACCGCCCATTTCGCCGACCGCGACGCCTGGGACGAGGCGCTCGCCGACGCCATCGAGCGCAGCTTCGACGACGACTCGGGCGACCCCGATGCGCCGCCGCACCTCGTCGTCTCGGCCGGTTTCATGAAGATCTTGGGTGCGACGACGCTCGCGCGCCACACCGTCATCAACACGCATCCGGCGCTGCTGCCGAGCTTCCCCGGCGCGCACGGTGTGTGGGATGCCCTCGCTCACGGCGTCAAGATCACGGGTACGACGTGTCACGTCGTCGACGCCGGCGTCGACACGGGCCCGATCATCGCGCAGCGCGCCGTCGAGGTGCGCGCCGATGACGACGAAGACTCGCTCCACGAACGCATCAAGGTCGAGGAGCGCGACATGCTTGTGGACGTCGTCCGCAGGTTCGCACGTGGTTGGTCCATCAACGGCAGGACGGTTTTGATCAATGAGTGA
- a CDS encoding exodeoxyribonuclease III has protein sequence MRVITANVNGIRAAQRRGGLEWLAQQEPDVVAMQEVRASAKQFATALDGSALAEYELAHAESAAAGREGVAILTKHALASSSCVIDGFDEIGRWVEADVVVDGRSVTIASVYVHTGEAGTDKQTAKYAFLDALEARMAQLVDRPALVMGDFNVAHTVNDLKNWKGNRGKAGFLEDEQAYLTRLTENGWVDVVRANHGDVPGPYSWWSWRGKAFDNDSGWRIDYQFASPTLAAVAREPWIGRAAAYDQRWSDHAAVVVDYDLAALETTGE, from the coding sequence ATGCGAGTGATCACGGCGAACGTCAACGGCATCAGGGCAGCGCAGCGTCGCGGGGGTCTGGAGTGGTTGGCGCAGCAGGAGCCGGACGTCGTCGCGATGCAGGAGGTGCGCGCGTCGGCGAAGCAGTTCGCGACCGCACTCGACGGTTCGGCTCTCGCCGAGTACGAACTCGCGCACGCCGAGTCGGCCGCTGCGGGCCGTGAGGGCGTCGCCATCCTGACGAAGCATGCGCTCGCGTCGTCGAGCTGCGTCATCGACGGCTTCGACGAGATCGGCCGCTGGGTGGAGGCTGACGTCGTCGTCGACGGGCGCAGCGTCACGATCGCGAGCGTCTACGTGCACACCGGCGAGGCGGGCACCGACAAGCAGACTGCGAAGTACGCCTTCCTCGACGCGCTCGAGGCGCGGATGGCGCAGCTCGTCGATCGTCCGGCGCTCGTCATGGGCGATTTCAACGTCGCGCACACGGTGAACGACCTCAAGAACTGGAAGGGAAACCGTGGCAAGGCCGGGTTTCTCGAGGACGAGCAGGCGTACCTGACGCGGCTCACCGAGAACGGCTGGGTCGACGTCGTGCGCGCCAATCACGGCGACGTGCCAGGCCCGTACTCGTGGTGGTCGTGGCGCGGAAAGGCGTTCGACAACGACTCCGGGTGGCGCATCGACTACCAGTTCGCGAGCCCGACGCTCGCCGCTGTCGCCCGCGAACCGTGGATCGGGCGCGCCGCAGCCTACGATCAGCGGTGGAGCGACCACGCGGCGGTCGTCGTCGACTACGACCTCGCCGCGCTCGAGACGACGGGGGAGTGA
- a CDS encoding cell division protein PerM: MVPVFAAWTLDAQSTSSWNDTLGVAIDLWALAHRGHVVVDGITVVFSPLLLTLGCVLAACFGARAAFPDERLRAPDLRAIMLAYVGGYVVAAQVLGIVAGLGHSHIHWWSLIVGPALVAALGVAWTAWHERKHSPELAALDEVVVEATPLLLRRSLSAGLRGAGLFAALSLLLLVVLIAWHAPRVWAVQQALAPGVVGGCLLVLAQVMALPNLLAHMAGWTTGAPFEAGAVSIGHSGMTPGTLPMVPVLGALPDHVGPWAWAALAVPIGVGVFIGWASGRALTRFASLRAKLTVAASAAAVTTVTLWLLWWFSTASVSRGLLEYVGPSWQAWLVAPLLLVLPALATAAARHWRSSHQT; encoded by the coding sequence ATGGTCCCGGTCTTCGCCGCGTGGACGCTCGATGCACAGTCGACGTCGTCGTGGAACGACACACTCGGCGTCGCCATCGACCTGTGGGCGCTCGCACATCGCGGGCACGTCGTCGTCGACGGCATCACGGTCGTCTTCAGCCCGCTGCTGCTGACGCTCGGTTGCGTGCTCGCCGCTTGCTTCGGCGCGCGCGCCGCGTTCCCCGACGAACGGCTGCGCGCCCCGGACCTGCGCGCCATCATGCTCGCGTACGTCGGGGGATACGTGGTCGCGGCGCAGGTGCTCGGCATCGTCGCGGGGCTCGGCCACAGCCACATCCACTGGTGGTCGCTCATCGTGGGCCCGGCGCTCGTGGCCGCGCTCGGCGTGGCGTGGACGGCCTGGCACGAACGCAAGCACTCGCCCGAACTCGCGGCGCTCGACGAGGTCGTCGTCGAGGCCACCCCGCTGCTGTTGCGCCGTTCGCTGTCTGCGGGCCTGCGCGGCGCGGGCCTGTTCGCGGCGTTGTCGCTGCTGCTGCTCGTCGTGCTCATCGCCTGGCACGCGCCGCGCGTGTGGGCGGTTCAGCAAGCGCTCGCGCCCGGTGTCGTTGGCGGCTGCCTGCTCGTGCTGGCGCAGGTGATGGCCCTGCCCAACCTTCTCGCCCACATGGCGGGGTGGACGACGGGCGCGCCGTTCGAGGCGGGTGCCGTCAGCATCGGCCACTCCGGGATGACGCCCGGCACCCTGCCGATGGTCCCCGTCCTCGGGGCGCTGCCCGACCACGTCGGGCCGTGGGCCTGGGCGGCGCTCGCCGTGCCCATCGGCGTCGGCGTCTTCATCGGCTGGGCCTCGGGCCGGGCACTCACCCGGTTCGCGAGTCTGCGTGCGAAGCTGACGGTCGCGGCGAGCGCCGCCGCCGTCACGACGGTGACGTTGTGGCTGCTGTGGTGGTTCTCGACGGCGTCGGTGTCGCGGGGGCTGCTCGAGTACGTCGGCCCGTCGTGGCAGGCGTGGCTCGTCGCGCCGCTACTGCTCGTGCTGCCCGCGCTCGCGACGGCGGCGGCGCGTCACTGGCGTTCGAGCCACCAGACGTGA
- the purH gene encoding bifunctional phosphoribosylaminoimidazolecarboxamide formyltransferase/IMP cyclohydrolase, with product MSDGLRPIKRALVSVYDKTGLEELARALADAGVEIVSTGGSSKLIAGLGIPVTPVEELTGFPECLEGRVKTLHPKVHAGILADSRKDDHLAQLRELGVAPFDLVVVNLYPFAETVASGASIDECVEQIDIGGPTMVRAAAKNHPTVAIVTDPSRYDDVITAVNGGGFTLQQRTELAREAFVHTASYDVAVATWMGENLAGSDDEATGDQFPDWMGATFTKAASLRYGENPHQAAALYTSADASGLAQGEQLHGKEMSYNNYVDADAAYRAAYDHGDVPTVAIIKHANPCGIAVGAPDEDIAAVHQRAHECDSTSAFGGIIATNRPVTKAMADTVKDIFTEVVVAPAFDDDALEVLTAKKNLRLVTVPAPTAGGFDMRPISGGLLVQERDMIDAEGEDKDGRTTGDDPERWQLVAGEAADEATMRDLEFAWRAVRAVKSNAILLAKDGASVGIGMGQVNRVDSCNLAVTRAGAERARGSVASSDAFFPFADGLQILLDAGVQAVVAPGGSIRDAEVIDAANKAGVTLYFTGTRHFAH from the coding sequence ATGAGTGACGGTTTGCGCCCCATCAAGCGGGCCCTCGTCTCGGTGTACGACAAGACGGGTCTGGAGGAGTTGGCACGCGCCCTGGCCGACGCCGGCGTCGAGATCGTCTCGACCGGTGGTTCGAGCAAGCTCATCGCCGGTCTCGGCATCCCGGTGACGCCCGTCGAGGAGCTGACCGGTTTTCCCGAGTGCCTCGAGGGTCGCGTCAAGACGCTGCACCCCAAGGTGCACGCGGGCATCCTCGCCGACTCGCGCAAGGACGACCACCTGGCGCAGCTGCGTGAGCTCGGCGTCGCACCGTTCGACCTCGTCGTCGTCAACCTGTACCCGTTCGCCGAGACCGTCGCGTCCGGCGCGAGCATCGACGAGTGCGTCGAACAGATCGACATCGGCGGCCCGACGATGGTGCGCGCGGCCGCGAAGAACCACCCCACCGTCGCGATCGTCACCGACCCGTCGCGCTATGACGACGTCATCACCGCCGTCAACGGTGGCGGCTTCACGCTGCAGCAGCGCACCGAGCTCGCGCGTGAGGCGTTCGTCCACACCGCGTCGTACGACGTCGCCGTCGCGACGTGGATGGGGGAGAACCTCGCCGGTTCGGACGACGAGGCGACGGGCGATCAGTTCCCCGACTGGATGGGCGCGACGTTCACGAAGGCTGCGAGCCTGCGCTACGGCGAGAACCCGCACCAGGCGGCGGCCCTCTACACGTCGGCCGACGCGAGCGGCCTCGCCCAGGGCGAGCAGCTGCACGGCAAGGAGATGTCGTACAACAACTACGTCGACGCCGACGCCGCCTACCGCGCCGCGTACGACCACGGTGACGTGCCGACGGTCGCCATCATCAAGCACGCCAACCCGTGCGGCATCGCCGTCGGCGCTCCCGACGAGGACATCGCCGCCGTGCACCAGCGCGCCCACGAGTGCGACTCGACGAGCGCGTTCGGCGGCATCATCGCGACCAACCGCCCGGTGACGAAGGCCATGGCGGACACGGTGAAGGACATCTTCACCGAGGTCGTCGTCGCGCCGGCGTTTGACGACGACGCCCTCGAGGTACTCACCGCGAAGAAGAACCTGCGCCTCGTCACCGTGCCCGCGCCCACTGCGGGTGGTTTCGACATGCGCCCGATCAGCGGTGGTCTGCTCGTGCAGGAGCGCGACATGATCGACGCAGAGGGCGAGGACAAGGACGGTCGCACCACGGGTGACGACCCTGAGCGCTGGCAGCTCGTCGCCGGCGAGGCCGCGGACGAGGCCACGATGCGTGACCTCGAGTTCGCGTGGCGTGCGGTGCGCGCCGTGAAGTCGAACGCGATTCTGCTCGCCAAGGACGGTGCGTCGGTCGGTATCGGCATGGGCCAGGTCAACCGCGTCGACTCGTGCAACCTCGCCGTGACGCGTGCGGGCGCCGAGCGGGCCCGTGGTTCGGTGGCGTCGTCGGACGCGTTCTTCCCGTTCGCCGACGGCCTGCAGATCCTGCTCGACGCGGGCGTCCAGGCCGTTGTCGCGCCGGGTGGGTCCATTCGTGACGCCGAGGTCATCGACGCCGCGAACAAGGCCGGCGTCACCCTGTACTTCACCGGTACGCGTCACTTCGCGCACTGA
- a CDS encoding DUF3017 domain-containing protein encodes MSHFKVGVPWLVVVLPVALGLAVVFGGHVRVGGILMAVGPLLGATMRAVFPERVVPDLKVRSRGTDVALYALGAIVTFVAFTGVKLG; translated from the coding sequence GTGAGTCACTTCAAGGTCGGCGTCCCGTGGCTCGTCGTCGTGCTGCCGGTCGCGTTGGGCCTCGCCGTCGTCTTCGGCGGGCATGTGCGCGTCGGCGGCATCCTCATGGCCGTGGGTCCGCTGCTGGGGGCGACCATGCGCGCCGTCTTCCCCGAGCGTGTCGTGCCGGATCTCAAGGTGCGTTCGCGGGGCACGGACGTCGCGTTGTACGCGCTCGGTGCGATCGTCACCTTCGTCGCCTTCACGGGCGTCAAGCTCGGTTAG
- a CDS encoding DUF4352 domain-containing protein: MDLKQGFGLVGAVGVTLSVGACTSVDGSSPAASASAPPSAAVSSNAAAQTPSAATPAAAPESSSAPATSAGAASSEAAASSAPASDPLGSGQQGLVTTKVGAEAKTSKLSVKVTKVVDPVPVGDSAVFKPGAGKKWAAVSMTVTNVGGTPINFSPSMCIDAKTTTNGSASASLFADYGSPMDSSTLHKGDAASGDVTFELPKNQKLKSVDVRCSLDFAGDQRTIRVDLAH, translated from the coding sequence ATGGACTTGAAGCAAGGGTTCGGTCTCGTCGGAGCTGTGGGCGTGACGTTGTCGGTGGGTGCGTGCACGAGCGTCGACGGTTCGTCGCCGGCGGCGAGCGCGTCTGCGCCGCCGAGTGCCGCCGTGTCGTCGAACGCGGCCGCTCAGACTCCTAGCGCGGCGACGCCTGCTGCCGCGCCCGAGTCGTCGTCGGCGCCCGCCACGTCCGCTGGTGCCGCGTCGAGCGAGGCGGCCGCGTCGTCTGCGCCGGCGTCCGATCCGCTCGGCTCCGGCCAGCAGGGGCTCGTCACCACGAAGGTCGGTGCGGAGGCGAAGACCTCGAAGTTGTCGGTGAAGGTGACCAAGGTCGTCGACCCGGTGCCGGTCGGCGATTCGGCGGTCTTCAAGCCGGGGGCCGGCAAGAAGTGGGCGGCCGTGTCGATGACGGTGACGAACGTCGGCGGCACACCGATCAACTTCAGCCCGTCGATGTGCATCGACGCCAAGACGACGACGAACGGGTCGGCGTCGGCGTCACTGTTCGCCGATTACGGTTCGCCGATGGATTCGTCCACCCTGCACAAGGGTGACGCCGCGAGCGGGGACGTGACGTTCGAGCTGCCGAAGAACCAGAAGCTCAAGTCCGTCGACGTGCGATGCTCCCTCGACTTCGCCGGGGATCAGCGCACCATCCGCGTCGACCTCGCCCACTGA
- a CDS encoding UDP-glucose dehydrogenase family protein, with protein sequence MGLKISVIGTGYLGAVHAACMAELGHDVVGVDTDVLKIEALAAGRSPIFEPGLPELLVSAQASGRLRWSTDIADVADADVHFVCVGTPQKPGEYAANTDYVFGAFASLAPHMKAGSVAVGKSTVPVGTVPRVLDVLQAGVCDGVDARLIWNPEFLREGFAVKDTLTPDRFVYGVEGEFAEANVARLDEVYARALAAGTPRLVTNFATAELVKVSANAFLATKISFINAMAEVCEASGGDVVALADAIGHDERIGRKFLGAGVGFGGGCLPKDIRAFMARGEELGLAESVEFLRTVDATNVRRRSRVVELVRDVLGEDVVGAPVAVLGAAFKPNSDDIRDSPALDVAERLVALGVDVRVHDPEALAVARAQRPGPGYVDTVDEALVGARVVVLLTEWQVYRDLDPAVVAEQVAGRVLIDGRNAVDRQRWAEAGFTVHALGRPTITPAS encoded by the coding sequence ATGGGTTTGAAGATCTCGGTCATCGGCACGGGCTATCTGGGCGCGGTGCATGCGGCGTGCATGGCTGAGTTGGGTCATGACGTGGTGGGTGTCGACACGGATGTGTTGAAGATCGAGGCGTTGGCAGCGGGGCGTAGTCCGATCTTCGAGCCGGGGTTGCCGGAGTTGTTGGTGAGTGCGCAGGCGTCGGGTCGGTTGCGGTGGTCGACGGACATCGCTGATGTGGCGGATGCTGATGTGCATTTTGTGTGTGTGGGGACGCCGCAGAAGCCGGGGGAGTATGCGGCGAACACGGATTATGTGTTCGGTGCGTTCGCGTCGTTGGCGCCGCACATGAAGGCGGGGTCAGTGGCGGTGGGCAAGTCGACGGTGCCGGTGGGGACGGTGCCGCGCGTGCTGGACGTGCTGCAGGCCGGCGTGTGTGACGGGGTGGATGCGCGTCTGATCTGGAATCCGGAGTTCTTGCGTGAGGGATTCGCGGTGAAGGACACGTTGACGCCGGATCGGTTCGTGTACGGCGTGGAGGGGGAGTTCGCGGAGGCGAATGTCGCGCGTCTGGATGAGGTGTATGCGCGGGCATTGGCGGCGGGTACGCCGCGGTTGGTGACGAATTTCGCGACGGCTGAGTTGGTCAAGGTGAGCGCGAATGCGTTCCTCGCGACGAAGATCTCGTTCATCAATGCGATGGCTGAGGTGTGTGAGGCGAGCGGCGGTGATGTCGTCGCGCTCGCGGATGCGATCGGGCATGACGAGCGCATCGGGCGCAAGTTCTTGGGTGCGGGTGTCGGGTTCGGTGGGGGGTGCTTACCGAAGGACATTCGTGCGTTCATGGCACGTGGTGAGGAGCTCGGCCTGGCGGAGTCGGTGGAGTTCTTGCGGACGGTGGATGCGACGAACGTGCGTCGTCGTTCGCGGGTGGTGGAGCTCGTGCGTGACGTGCTGGGTGAGGACGTCGTGGGGGCGCCGGTGGCGGTGTTGGGGGCGGCGTTCAAGCCGAATTCGGACGATATTCGGGATAGTCCGGCGTTGGACGTGGCTGAGCGTCTGGTGGCGTTGGGTGTGGATGTGCGGGTGCATGATCCGGAGGCACTGGCTGTGGCGCGGGCTCAGCGTCCGGGGCCGGGTTATGTCGACACGGTTGATGAGGCGTTGGTGGGGGCGCGGGTGGTCGTGTTGTTGACGGAGTGGCAGGTGTATCGCGATCTCGACCCGGCCGTTGTTGCTGAGCAGGTCGCGGGTCGTGTGCTCATCGATGGGCGGAATGCGGTGGATCGGCAGCGGTGGGCTGAGGCGGGTTTCACCGTCCACGCCCTCGGCCGCCCGACGATCACCCCCGCAAGCTGA
- the sucD gene encoding succinate--CoA ligase subunit alpha, whose translation MSIFLNADSKVIVQGMTGSEGMKHTARMLASGTNVVGGVNPKKAGQTVDFDVNGETKQVPVFGSVKDAMAETGANVSVIFVPPPFAKSAAVEAIEAEMPLAVVITEGIPVRDSAEFYNLSKGSKTRLLGPNCPGIISPGESNAGIIPANIAGKGRIGLVSKSGTLTYQMMYELRDFGFSTAIGIGGDPVIGTTHIDALEAFQNDPDTDAIVMIGEIGGDAEERAAAYIKENVTKPVVGYVAGFTAPEGKTMGHAGAIVSGSAGTAAAKKEALEAAGVKVGKTPSETAALMTEIMNNLSK comes from the coding sequence ATGTCGATTTTTCTCAACGCTGACTCCAAGGTCATCGTTCAGGGCATGACCGGCTCCGAGGGCATGAAGCACACGGCGCGCATGCTCGCCTCGGGCACGAACGTCGTCGGTGGCGTCAACCCGAAGAAGGCCGGCCAGACGGTTGACTTCGACGTCAACGGCGAGACCAAGCAGGTTCCGGTCTTCGGCTCCGTCAAGGACGCCATGGCCGAGACGGGCGCCAACGTCTCCGTGATCTTCGTGCCGCCGCCCTTCGCCAAGAGCGCCGCGGTCGAGGCCATCGAGGCCGAGATGCCGCTGGCGGTCGTCATCACCGAGGGCATCCCGGTGAGGGACTCGGCCGAGTTCTACAACTTGAGCAAGGGTTCGAAGACGCGCCTGCTCGGCCCGAACTGCCCGGGCATCATCAGCCCCGGCGAGTCGAACGCCGGCATCATCCCGGCGAACATCGCCGGCAAGGGCCGCATCGGCCTCGTCTCGAAGTCGGGCACGCTGACGTACCAGATGATGTACGAACTGCGTGACTTCGGTTTCTCGACGGCCATCGGCATCGGCGGCGACCCGGTCATCGGCACGACGCACATCGACGCGCTCGAGGCGTTCCAGAACGACCCCGACACCGACGCGATCGTCATGATCGGTGAGATCGGCGGCGACGCCGAGGAGCGCGCTGCGGCGTACATCAAGGAGAACGTGACGAAGCCGGTTGTCGGTTACGTCGCGGGCTTCACCGCCCCCGAGGGCAAGACGATGGGCCACGCCGGCGCCATCGTGTCCGGTTCCGCGGGCACGGCTGCCGCGAAGAAGGAGGCCCTCGAGGCCGCCGGCGTCAAGGTCGGCAAGACGCCGTCCGAGACGGCCGCTCTCATGACGGAGATCATGAACAACCTCAGCAAGTGA